A single Anatilimnocola floriformis DNA region contains:
- the accB gene encoding acetyl-CoA carboxylase biotin carboxyl carrier protein, whose protein sequence is MAESESESVTGNVFDVERIRKLVELMKEHDLNEIDLRESRQRLRIQRGAAVQYAAPQMMAAPPQMMAASAPAPAAAASGGKSAPAADGPNITIIKSPMVGTFYSKANPKAAPFVKVGDRVDTNTTICIVEAMKVFNEIPAEVRGSIVAVLVEEGEAVEFDKPLFKVDTSK, encoded by the coding sequence ATGGCAGAATCGGAATCGGAATCGGTTACGGGCAACGTCTTTGATGTCGAGCGGATTCGCAAGCTCGTCGAGCTGATGAAGGAACACGATCTCAACGAGATCGACCTCCGCGAATCGCGTCAACGGCTCCGCATTCAACGGGGCGCTGCCGTGCAATACGCCGCGCCGCAGATGATGGCTGCCCCTCCTCAAATGATGGCAGCCAGCGCTCCAGCGCCAGCCGCTGCCGCGAGCGGTGGCAAGAGTGCGCCGGCTGCAGATGGCCCGAACATCACGATCATCAAGAGCCCGATGGTCGGTACGTTCTATTCCAAGGCCAACCCCAAGGCAGCCCCGTTTGTGAAGGTCGGCGATCGCGTCGATACCAACACGACGATCTGCATTGTCGAAGCCATGAAGGTCTTCAACGAGATCCCTGCCGAGGTACGGGGCTCGATCGTCGCCGTGCTCGTCGAAGAAGGCGAAGCCGTCGAATTCGACAAGCCGCTGTTCAAGGTCGACACCAGCAAGTAA
- the accC gene encoding acetyl-CoA carboxylase biotin carboxylase subunit, translated as MFKRILIANRGEIALRIIRACKELGIETVCVYSTADKGSQYLQLADQTYCIGPPKSVQSYLKIDQIIAAAELGEVDAIHPGYGFLAENAHFNEVVRSCGFGFIGPTPEAMDALGDKNRAREAARKAKVPVVPGSAGLIEDDEEAVKVAREIGYPVLIKATAGGGGKGMRVAPNEAALKPALQAAKTEAAAAFGNAGVYLERYIEKPRHVEVQIIADHHGNAIHLFERECSTQRRHQKLIEESPAPRLPAARRQEMCDAAVRLVKTVGYQNAGTVEFIVDQQDNFYFIEVNARVQVEHPVTEMVTGVDIIKTQILVASGEPLPFKQEDIKQTGCAIECRINAENPDRNFQPCPGLIKQMYIPGGNGVRFDSHAHPGYSVPPYYDSMIGKLIVYKPTRAEAIATMIRALDELRFEGIQSTAPFHKKVLSHQIFADALVDTGFVERTFLTAGT; from the coding sequence ATGTTTAAAAGAATTCTGATTGCTAACCGCGGCGAAATCGCGCTGCGGATCATCCGGGCTTGCAAAGAGCTCGGCATCGAAACCGTCTGCGTTTACAGCACAGCCGACAAGGGCTCGCAGTATCTGCAGCTCGCCGATCAAACCTATTGCATCGGCCCGCCGAAGAGCGTGCAGTCGTACTTGAAGATCGATCAGATCATCGCCGCTGCCGAACTGGGCGAGGTCGACGCGATCCATCCAGGTTACGGCTTTCTCGCTGAAAACGCCCACTTCAACGAAGTGGTTCGCAGCTGCGGCTTTGGCTTCATCGGCCCCACACCCGAAGCCATGGATGCCCTGGGCGATAAGAACCGCGCTCGCGAAGCAGCCCGCAAAGCCAAAGTTCCCGTTGTGCCCGGCTCGGCTGGCTTGATCGAAGACGACGAAGAAGCCGTCAAAGTCGCCCGCGAAATCGGTTACCCCGTGCTCATCAAGGCTACGGCTGGTGGTGGCGGCAAGGGCATGCGCGTCGCTCCCAACGAAGCGGCCCTCAAGCCCGCGCTGCAAGCCGCCAAGACCGAAGCCGCCGCCGCGTTCGGCAACGCTGGCGTGTATCTCGAACGCTACATCGAAAAGCCCCGCCACGTCGAAGTGCAAATCATCGCCGATCACCACGGCAATGCGATTCACCTCTTCGAGCGCGAATGCTCGACTCAGCGCCGCCATCAAAAACTGATCGAAGAATCGCCGGCCCCGCGCTTGCCCGCCGCTCGTCGTCAGGAAATGTGCGACGCTGCCGTTCGCCTGGTAAAGACTGTCGGCTATCAAAACGCCGGCACCGTCGAGTTCATTGTCGATCAGCAGGACAACTTCTACTTCATCGAAGTCAACGCTCGCGTCCAGGTCGAACACCCCGTCACCGAAATGGTCACCGGCGTCGACATCATCAAGACGCAGATCTTGGTCGCCAGTGGCGAGCCGCTGCCGTTCAAGCAGGAAGACATCAAGCAGACCGGTTGTGCGATCGAGTGCCGCATCAATGCGGAAAACCCCGACCGCAACTTCCAACCCTGCCCCGGCTTGATCAAGCAGATGTACATCCCCGGCGGCAACGGCGTGCGGTTCGACTCGCACGCTCACCCCGGCTACAGCGTGCCGCCATACTACGACTCGATGATCGGCAAGCTGATCGTCTACAAGCCGACCCGCGCCGAAGCCATCGCCACCATGATCCGGGCCCTCGATGAACTTCGCTTCGAAGGGATCCAATCGACGGCTCCCTTCCACAAAAAGGTGCTCAGCCATCAGATCTTCGCCGACGCCTTGGTCGACACGGGCTTCGTCGAGCGGACCTTCCTCACCGCCGGCACCTAG
- a CDS encoding capsular polysaccharide export protein, LipB/KpsS family — MNYWFGPLSGWLPNRWWAGRPDLAFVWNGIKQRYLPSVRLLRELGAHVVYVEHGWYPQQATVQLDDVGVNIGASWANKPLAANGQTPLQVRDKGDLLLLLQYDRDTQLTDYSPWFRDMAALVDHVTKHSALRVRVRPHPRHPPAAGLKELVLSRGHLWDDSSTLQQALSASRALACINSSTAIEALNQRLPVLCFGESVYRHPGAVYCLDNQAAQLQAVTTELSRGQCSLFVEPITAVLQRVAANQFTVEQLHQRLPSMIDTWLGIARQQNVAPYQVRSFPALPFAGGLTRATV, encoded by the coding sequence TTTGGGCCGTTGAGTGGTTGGTTGCCCAATCGTTGGTGGGCTGGCAGGCCGGATCTCGCCTTTGTTTGGAACGGCATCAAGCAGCGATACCTGCCGAGCGTGCGCCTGCTGCGCGAACTGGGAGCCCACGTTGTCTACGTAGAACATGGCTGGTATCCGCAGCAAGCCACCGTCCAACTCGACGACGTCGGAGTAAACATCGGCGCGAGTTGGGCGAACAAACCGCTGGCCGCCAACGGGCAGACTCCGCTACAGGTGCGCGATAAGGGAGATCTCCTGCTGCTGCTGCAGTACGACCGCGACACGCAACTGACCGATTACTCGCCCTGGTTTCGAGACATGGCTGCGCTGGTGGATCACGTTACCAAGCACTCCGCCCTCCGCGTGCGAGTCCGGCCGCATCCGCGCCATCCACCAGCGGCAGGCCTGAAGGAACTCGTGCTGTCGCGCGGCCATCTGTGGGACGATTCGTCCACTTTGCAGCAAGCATTGAGCGCCAGCCGCGCGCTGGCTTGCATCAATTCATCGACAGCCATCGAAGCCTTGAATCAGCGACTACCCGTGCTCTGCTTCGGCGAGTCGGTCTATAGGCATCCTGGCGCCGTTTACTGTCTCGATAATCAGGCCGCACAACTGCAGGCCGTGACCACAGAACTTTCTCGTGGTCAATGCTCACTATTCGTCGAGCCGATCACTGCGGTACTGCAACGCGTCGCGGCGAATCAATTTACCGTTGAGCAACTCCACCAAAGGTTGCCCAGCATGATCGATACGTGGCTAGGCATCGCTCGGCAGCAAAATGTTGCCCCATATCAAGTGCGTTCGTTTCCCGCGCTGCCCTTTGCTGGCGGCCTGACTCGCGCAACGGTCTAG